From a single Syngnathus scovelli strain Florida chromosome 2, RoL_Ssco_1.2, whole genome shotgun sequence genomic region:
- the LOC125987763 gene encoding protein FAM184A isoform X4, with the protein MATGAGWQPVYANSTSGSSGSTTTSNSSSTSSGGGAKYVPSSTSSMFYDASLTLEYTQDLHLKMSKKIAQLTKVIYALNTKNDEHEEEIDSLKEAHEDEVQHIVTETRDKIMQYKSKMVDEADLRRRLASLEESVELHEHMKRQALAEFEMYRQRMEDSQLCTEAQHTQRVVSMSREVEEMRRDFEEKLRAFSQAQAQFEADKRRALEELRSNHRQEVEELLNSQQNQSATSTEDQEKLAELHRQEVESLMERVEELTKNKVRVVEEYEAKLAKAQEYYERELEAMTRTHQLTTENLLAWKRTEVELRKEFQAQEAALQRSLSKLRSELQRAQEEARENRDKTNRLQTSLVNAEGTIKNLHKQLEEAIQDGEIWVMQLKDTEYELEGCRERVQQQATEILHKASQIGSLQATQMAHEASIRNLDQEQSRLKEKIGRLEQEREALLNQNQLASEQHKQQVLKLEQSLREEHQGYEKELSRLRAHYEEETRRYKEAQVRALEEMEEKHRVMREEAEQEKEEEKKLLMKKMSQEFEIKRLSLEEQRDRVQQQLDNLKEELSAKLNMANQEVSHLQELVRERDQNVSSAQNQITCLKETQEKLKIELDATRARVRETSNLLTDLQEEIETQKQQHEARVMSIRTEEKQKMDKMADNLEQKWREALREEVRLLREELNEEYDADKQAALTQLSQQKELEMMAAREGWQRKVEDLLEQISLLKQSLELQLSQSQAALQQLQSQFSQERELLGQQLKEMQREHQRREHRLQEAHCCALSTMEEARQHQIRALEERLKQEQREEVHALKEAHRRTLDILRQQSEQELQTLRFELEDEGKAKLASLRAELNHLHATAIEHLKQIHLKENSNAKRELEKAMEKSRQQEQELLVRVSDLQAEVCSRNSRITDLDHEIHSLNETIDTLTRELELKGKEVLRVRSEANHHIRAHEQDFAKRQERELGELSVVHHRETHIMLADFNKAQEVLKDKITALQIILEGTEEKLRNRESRPEDLHLIAELREMVSEREALVKKLVDDKKFYQLELVNRETGFSKVFNSSANVGVINPLIKMGAGLTGV; encoded by the exons ATGGCGACTGGAGCAGGTTGGCAACCCGTGtacgcaaactcgacgagcggcTCGAGCGgctccaccaccaccagcaacagcagcagtacTAGCAGCGGTGGCGGAGCCAAATACGTCCCGTCGTCCACATCCAGCATGTTCTACGACGCGAGTTTAACACTGGAATACACGCAAGATCTCCATTTGAAAATGAGCAAGAAGATTGCGCAGTTGACCAAG GTTATCTACGCTCTCAACACCAAGAACGACGAGCACGAAGAGGAGATCGATTCGTTGAAGGAAGCCCATGAGGATGAG gTGCAACACATCGTGACAGAAACCCGAGACAAGATCATGCAGTACAAGAGCAAGATGGTGGACGAGGCCGACCTGCGGCGGCGGCTGGCCAGTCTGGAAGAATCTGTCGAGCTGCATGAACACATGAAGAGACAG GCTTTGGCAGAGTTTGAAATGTACAGACAAAGAATGGAGGATTCGCAGCTCTGCACCGAAGCCCAACACACACAGCGAGTGGTTTCCATGAGCCGAGag GTGGAGGAGATGCGGCGGGATTTTGAGGAGAAGCTGCGGGCGTTCAGCCAAGCTCAGGCCCAGTTTGAGGCTGATAAGCGGCGAGCGCTGGAGGAGCTGAGGTCCAACCACCgccaggaggtggaggaactCCTAAACAGCCAGCAGAACCAGAGCGCCACCTCCACTGAAGACCAGGAGAAATTGGCTGAGCTCCATAGACAAGAG GTGGAGTCATTGATGGAGAGGGTGGAAGAGCTAACCAAGAACAAAGTCCGAGTGGTTGAGGAATACGAGGCCAAACTGGCTAAGGCTCAGGAGTACTACGAGcgcgagctggaggccatgactCGAACGCACCAGCTCACCACCGAAAACCTGCTGGCCTGGAAAAGGACCGAG GTTGAGCTTCGGAAGGAGTTCCAGGCTCAGGAGGCGGCGTTGCAGAGATCGCTCTCAAAGCTGAGGAGTGAACTTCAGAGAGCCCAGGAGGAGGCGCGGGAGAACCGAGACAAGACTAACAGACTGCAAACATCTCTGGTTAATGCTGAGGGAACCATCAAG AACCTTCACAAGCAGCTGGAAGAAGCCATCCAGGATGGGGAGATTTGGGTGATGCAGCTGAAAGACACCGAGTACGAATTGGAGGGCTGCAGGGAACGAGTCCAGCAGCAGGCAACGGAAATCCTCCACAAAGCTA GTCAGATCGGATCCCTCCAGGCCACCCAGATGGCCCACGAGGCATCCATCAGGAACCTGGACCAAGAGCAGAGTCGGCTAAAGGAGAAAATCGGCAGGCTGGAACAGGAGAGGGAAGCCTTGCTTAACCAGAACCAATTAGCCAGCGAGCAGCACAAACAGCAAGTGCTCAAACTGGAGCAG TCTCTACGTGAGGAGCACCAGGGCTACGAGAAGGAGCTCTCCAGACTGAGAGCTCACTAcgaggaggagacgcggcgctaCAAGGAGGCTCAGGTCAGGGCCTtggaggagatggaggagaaACACCGAGTCATGCGGGAGGAGGCGGAACAGGAGaaagaggaagagaagaaacTTCTCATGAAG AAAATGAGTCAGGAGTTTGAGATAAAACGCTTGTCTCTGGAGGAACAGCGAGATCGGGTGCAGCAGCAGCTGGACAACTTGAAAGAGGAGCTCTCTGCCAAGCTCAACATGGCCAATCAAGAA GTGTCCCACCTCCAGGAGCTGGTGAGGGAGCGGGACCAAAATGTCAGCTCAGCACAGAACCAGATCACCTGCTTGAAGGAGACTCAGGAGAAGCTCAAGATCGAATTGGATGCCACCCGAGCCCGCGTCCGAGAGACCAGCAACCTGCTAACCGACCTGCAG GAGGAGATTGAAACCCAGAAGCAGCAGCATGAAGCGCGAGTGATGTCAATCCGAACCGAGGAGAAGCAGAAGATGGACAAGATGGCTGACAActtggagcaaaaatggagagaAGCGCTTCG TGAAGAAGTGCGGCTGCTGAGGGAGGAGCTGAACGAGGAATACGATGCCGACAAGCAAGCGGCGCTGACTCAGCTCTCCCAGCAGAAGGAGCTGGAAATGATGGCCGCCAGGGAGGGCTGGCAGCGGAAGGTGGAGGACCTGCTCGAACAG ATCTCTCTGTTGAAGCAGTCCCTGGAGTTGCAGCTGTCTCAGTCACAGGCTGCCCTTCAGCAGCTGCAATCTCAGTTCAGCCAGGAGAGGGAGCTACTCGGTCAGCAACTCAAAG AGATGCAAAGAGAGCATCAGAGAAGGGAACATCGACTACAAGAGGCTCACTGCTGTGCACTTAGCACAATGGAGGAGGCTCGGCAGCACCAGATTCGA GCCCTGGAGGAACGTTTGAAGCAGGAGCAGAGAGAGGAGGTTCATGCTCTGAAGGAGGCCCATAGGAGGACCTTGGACATCCTCAGACAACAGTCAGAGCAGGAGTTGCAGACGCTGCGATTTGAACTGGAAGATGAAGGCAAAGCTAAGCTGG CGTCACTCCGCGCTGAGCTCAACCACCTCCACGCCACGGCCATCGAGCATTTAAAGCAGATCCACCTGAAAGAAAATTCAAATGCCAAACGGGAGCTGGAGAAGGCCATGGAGAAGAGCCGCCAACAG GAGCAAGAACTGCTGGTTCGCGTCTCCGACTTGCAGGCCGAGGTGTGCTCCCGTAACAGCCGCATCACAGATCTGGACCACGAGATCCACTCTTTGAACGAGACCATTGACACCTTGACTCGAGAACTCGAGTTGAAAGGCAAAGAGGTGCTACGGGTCCGCAGCGAAGCTAATCATCACATACG GGCTCATGAGCAAGACTTTGCCAAGAGGCAAGAGCGAGAGCTGGGAGAGCTCAGTGTGGTCCATCACAGAGAGACTCATATCATGTTGGCAGACTTCAACAAGGCTCAGGAAGTTCTCAAAGACAAGATCACTGCTTTGCAAATAAT TCTGGAGGGAACAGAAGAGAAATTAAGGAACCGAGAGAGCAGACCTGAAGATCTGCATCTTATCGCGGAGCTCCGTGAGATGGTCTCCGAGAGAGAAGCCTTGGTGAAAAAACTGGTG gatGACAAAAAGTTTTACCAATTGGAGCTGGTCAACAGAGAGACAGGCTTCAGCAAAGTCTTCAACTCCAGTGCCAACGTTGGGGTCATCAACCCTCTTATCAAG ATGGGAGCAGGTCTAACTGGTGTTTGA
- the LOC125987763 gene encoding protein FAM184A isoform X5 translates to MATGAGWQPVYANSTSGSSGSTTTSNSSSTSSGGGAKYVPSSTSSMFYDASLTLEYTQDLHLKMSKKIAQLTKVIYALNTKNDEHEEEIDSLKEAHEDEVQHIVTETRDKIMQYKSKMVDEADLRRRLASLEESVELHEHMKRQALAEFEMYRQRMEDSQLCTEAQHTQRVVSMSREVEEMRRDFEEKLRAFSQAQAQFEADKRRALEELRSNHRQEVEELLNSQQNQSATSTEDQEKLAELHRQEVESLMERVEELTKNKVRVVEEYEAKLAKAQEYYERELEAMTRTHQLTTENLLAWKRTEVELRKEFQAQEAALQRSLSKLRSELQRAQEEARENRDKTNRLQTSLVNAEGTIKNLHKQLEEAIQDGEIWVMQLKDTEYELEGCRERVQQQATEILHKASQIGSLQATQMAHEASIRNLDQEQSRLKEKIGRLEQEREALLNQNQLASEQHKQQVLKLEQSLREEHQGYEKELSRLRAHYEEETRRYKEAQVRALEEMEEKHRVMREEAEQEKEEEKKLLMKKMSQEFEIKRLSLEEQRDRVQQQLDNLKEELSAKLNMANQEVSHLQELVRERDQNVSSAQNQITCLKETQEKLKIELDATRARVRETSNLLTDLQEEIETQKQQHEARVMSIRTEEKQKMDKMADNLEQKWREALREEVRLLREELNEEYDADKQAALTQLSQQKELEMMAAREGWQRKVEDLLEQISLLKQSLELQLSQSQAALQQLQSQFSQERELLGQQLKEMQREHQRREHRLQEAHCCALSTMEEARQHQIRALEERLKQEQREEVHALKEAHRRTLDILRQQSEQELQTLRFELEDEGKAKLASLRAELNHLHATAIEHLKQIHLKENSNAKRELEKAMEKSRQQEQELLVRVSDLQAEVCSRNSRITDLDHEIHSLNETIDTLTRELELKGKEVLRVRSEANHHIRAHEQDFAKRQERELGELSVVHHRETHIMLADFNKAQEVLKDKITALQIILEGTEEKLRNRESRPEDLHLIAELREMVSEREALVKKLVDDKKFYQLELVNRETGFSKVFNSSANVGVINPLIKPS, encoded by the exons ATGGCGACTGGAGCAGGTTGGCAACCCGTGtacgcaaactcgacgagcggcTCGAGCGgctccaccaccaccagcaacagcagcagtacTAGCAGCGGTGGCGGAGCCAAATACGTCCCGTCGTCCACATCCAGCATGTTCTACGACGCGAGTTTAACACTGGAATACACGCAAGATCTCCATTTGAAAATGAGCAAGAAGATTGCGCAGTTGACCAAG GTTATCTACGCTCTCAACACCAAGAACGACGAGCACGAAGAGGAGATCGATTCGTTGAAGGAAGCCCATGAGGATGAG gTGCAACACATCGTGACAGAAACCCGAGACAAGATCATGCAGTACAAGAGCAAGATGGTGGACGAGGCCGACCTGCGGCGGCGGCTGGCCAGTCTGGAAGAATCTGTCGAGCTGCATGAACACATGAAGAGACAG GCTTTGGCAGAGTTTGAAATGTACAGACAAAGAATGGAGGATTCGCAGCTCTGCACCGAAGCCCAACACACACAGCGAGTGGTTTCCATGAGCCGAGag GTGGAGGAGATGCGGCGGGATTTTGAGGAGAAGCTGCGGGCGTTCAGCCAAGCTCAGGCCCAGTTTGAGGCTGATAAGCGGCGAGCGCTGGAGGAGCTGAGGTCCAACCACCgccaggaggtggaggaactCCTAAACAGCCAGCAGAACCAGAGCGCCACCTCCACTGAAGACCAGGAGAAATTGGCTGAGCTCCATAGACAAGAG GTGGAGTCATTGATGGAGAGGGTGGAAGAGCTAACCAAGAACAAAGTCCGAGTGGTTGAGGAATACGAGGCCAAACTGGCTAAGGCTCAGGAGTACTACGAGcgcgagctggaggccatgactCGAACGCACCAGCTCACCACCGAAAACCTGCTGGCCTGGAAAAGGACCGAG GTTGAGCTTCGGAAGGAGTTCCAGGCTCAGGAGGCGGCGTTGCAGAGATCGCTCTCAAAGCTGAGGAGTGAACTTCAGAGAGCCCAGGAGGAGGCGCGGGAGAACCGAGACAAGACTAACAGACTGCAAACATCTCTGGTTAATGCTGAGGGAACCATCAAG AACCTTCACAAGCAGCTGGAAGAAGCCATCCAGGATGGGGAGATTTGGGTGATGCAGCTGAAAGACACCGAGTACGAATTGGAGGGCTGCAGGGAACGAGTCCAGCAGCAGGCAACGGAAATCCTCCACAAAGCTA GTCAGATCGGATCCCTCCAGGCCACCCAGATGGCCCACGAGGCATCCATCAGGAACCTGGACCAAGAGCAGAGTCGGCTAAAGGAGAAAATCGGCAGGCTGGAACAGGAGAGGGAAGCCTTGCTTAACCAGAACCAATTAGCCAGCGAGCAGCACAAACAGCAAGTGCTCAAACTGGAGCAG TCTCTACGTGAGGAGCACCAGGGCTACGAGAAGGAGCTCTCCAGACTGAGAGCTCACTAcgaggaggagacgcggcgctaCAAGGAGGCTCAGGTCAGGGCCTtggaggagatggaggagaaACACCGAGTCATGCGGGAGGAGGCGGAACAGGAGaaagaggaagagaagaaacTTCTCATGAAG AAAATGAGTCAGGAGTTTGAGATAAAACGCTTGTCTCTGGAGGAACAGCGAGATCGGGTGCAGCAGCAGCTGGACAACTTGAAAGAGGAGCTCTCTGCCAAGCTCAACATGGCCAATCAAGAA GTGTCCCACCTCCAGGAGCTGGTGAGGGAGCGGGACCAAAATGTCAGCTCAGCACAGAACCAGATCACCTGCTTGAAGGAGACTCAGGAGAAGCTCAAGATCGAATTGGATGCCACCCGAGCCCGCGTCCGAGAGACCAGCAACCTGCTAACCGACCTGCAG GAGGAGATTGAAACCCAGAAGCAGCAGCATGAAGCGCGAGTGATGTCAATCCGAACCGAGGAGAAGCAGAAGATGGACAAGATGGCTGACAActtggagcaaaaatggagagaAGCGCTTCG TGAAGAAGTGCGGCTGCTGAGGGAGGAGCTGAACGAGGAATACGATGCCGACAAGCAAGCGGCGCTGACTCAGCTCTCCCAGCAGAAGGAGCTGGAAATGATGGCCGCCAGGGAGGGCTGGCAGCGGAAGGTGGAGGACCTGCTCGAACAG ATCTCTCTGTTGAAGCAGTCCCTGGAGTTGCAGCTGTCTCAGTCACAGGCTGCCCTTCAGCAGCTGCAATCTCAGTTCAGCCAGGAGAGGGAGCTACTCGGTCAGCAACTCAAAG AGATGCAAAGAGAGCATCAGAGAAGGGAACATCGACTACAAGAGGCTCACTGCTGTGCACTTAGCACAATGGAGGAGGCTCGGCAGCACCAGATTCGA GCCCTGGAGGAACGTTTGAAGCAGGAGCAGAGAGAGGAGGTTCATGCTCTGAAGGAGGCCCATAGGAGGACCTTGGACATCCTCAGACAACAGTCAGAGCAGGAGTTGCAGACGCTGCGATTTGAACTGGAAGATGAAGGCAAAGCTAAGCTGG CGTCACTCCGCGCTGAGCTCAACCACCTCCACGCCACGGCCATCGAGCATTTAAAGCAGATCCACCTGAAAGAAAATTCAAATGCCAAACGGGAGCTGGAGAAGGCCATGGAGAAGAGCCGCCAACAG GAGCAAGAACTGCTGGTTCGCGTCTCCGACTTGCAGGCCGAGGTGTGCTCCCGTAACAGCCGCATCACAGATCTGGACCACGAGATCCACTCTTTGAACGAGACCATTGACACCTTGACTCGAGAACTCGAGTTGAAAGGCAAAGAGGTGCTACGGGTCCGCAGCGAAGCTAATCATCACATACG GGCTCATGAGCAAGACTTTGCCAAGAGGCAAGAGCGAGAGCTGGGAGAGCTCAGTGTGGTCCATCACAGAGAGACTCATATCATGTTGGCAGACTTCAACAAGGCTCAGGAAGTTCTCAAAGACAAGATCACTGCTTTGCAAATAAT TCTGGAGGGAACAGAAGAGAAATTAAGGAACCGAGAGAGCAGACCTGAAGATCTGCATCTTATCGCGGAGCTCCGTGAGATGGTCTCCGAGAGAGAAGCCTTGGTGAAAAAACTGGTG gatGACAAAAAGTTTTACCAATTGGAGCTGGTCAACAGAGAGACAGGCTTCAGCAAAGTCTTCAACTCCAGTGCCAACGTTGGGGTCATCAACCCTCTTATCAAG CCTTCATGA